Proteins encoded in a region of the Diospyros lotus cultivar Yz01 chromosome 9, ASM1463336v1, whole genome shotgun sequence genome:
- the LOC127809242 gene encoding uncharacterized protein LOC127809242 has protein sequence MIRKKRLRKTGITDLGGDASLPTHASASLSTPPQPPASSPAPPQPIASSPTPPQPPLSSHSPSQPPGSRQTPSESFTPHLSHDIPSTASSTSRRYWTVNVIDEEGLIKQEKLRVKDVWLLARGRRVMLEFNESFQPIGDPAGLLGGILGELASDFVAFPVNYESWHKVPKTYKEEIYKNRIMEKFNVDEGPAKNFILKNIGKKWKDNRCKLYHEWYDPNIGREANITKHPPGISQDQWASFIDYRARDKTKVMLLILLIRLLIFIRLSG, from the exons ATGATTAGGAAGAAACGTCTAAGAAAGACAGGCATTACTGATTTAGGTGGAGATGCCTCACTTCCCACACATGCTTCAGCATCATTGTCAACTCCACCACAACCCCCAGCATCATCCCCAGCTCCACCACAACCTATAGCATCCTCCCCAACTCCACCGCAACCTCCATTATCTAGCCATTCCCCATCACAACCTCCAGGATCTAGGCAGACTCCATCAGAATCATTCACCCCACATCTCTCTCACGATATTCCATCGACAGCCTCGTCTACATCACGTCGTTACTGGACAGTTAATGTGATAG ATGAAGAAGGGCTTATAAAACAGGAAAAACTAAGGGTTAAAGATGTTTGGTTACTAGCACGTGGAAGGCGTGTTATGTTAGAGTTCAATGAATCATTCCAACCAATTGGAGATCCAGCTGGACTTCTTGGAGGGATTTTAGGAGAATTAGCCTCTGATTTTGTTGCTTTTCCTGTCAATTATGAAAGTTGGCACAAAGTACCGAAGACATACAAAgaagaaatttacaaaaatagaatcatg gaaaaatttaatgttgacGAGGGGCCtgctaaaaattttattttgaagaacATTGGGAAGAAATGGAAGGACAATAGATGTAAATTATACCATGAGTGGTATGATCCCAATATTGGTCGAGAAGCAAATATTACAAAGCATCCACCGGGAATATCTCAAGACCAATGGGCAAGTTTTATTGACTATCGTGCACGAGATAAGACTAAGGTGATGTTACTAATCTTGCTTATAAGATTACTAATATTTATACGACTAAGTGGTTAA